A window of Psychroflexus sp. ALD_RP9 contains these coding sequences:
- a CDS encoding M1 family metallopeptidase yields the protein MQKQSLFYFLMFNLFVSGFALAQEKETEKEEGHTNQNKFRQLYDEFATPNVYRNAAGAPGYKYYQNRADYDMDIVLDDKNTKLYGFETITYTNNSPDDLEYLWVQLDQNIRQKDSPASKKNGSGFAPVTTPSGFVNSHMTEGFDGGFNIESVTHDGQALSHTINYTMMRINLAEPLESGDSFEFSIKWNYNINDHVNDGGRSGYEFFPEDGNRAYVIAQFFPRMAVYNDKEGWQNYQFWGSGEFALPFGDYEVNITVPADHILDATGELQNRKEVFSDQMLKRFEKAKSSYNEPVVIVTEEEAIEAEKGFSEQSKTWEFKAKNVRDFGFATSRKFIWDMMAVKVGDKDVMAVSLYPKEGNPLWEDWSTRAVASTLKTYSNFTFKYPYHKAISVHAKSQGMEYPMICWNYGRPNPDGTITDRAKYGMVSVIIHEVGHNFFPMIVNSDERQWGWMDEGLNTFMQYLSEQEFAKEYPEILESNNGTLDKYPSRRGEPSKIVNYMKGNQDYISPIMTNPEQVYQLGNNAYGKPATALNILRETIMGHELFDYSFKTFAQRWMFKHPTPEDFFRTMEDASAVELDWFWRGWFYTTDYVDIGVKDVKSYVLTNTPTEEGKALLARYGITNPAENERTKDAVYLLDTSSEEAEKIDLSGDPLKNAPKLNQYLMDNFSQAEINAMEMPNYVYEVTFNKPGGLVMPIIVKFTYADGSTEMKRYPVQVWRKNDQSVTKAILSEKQITEILVDPKLETADVDTSNNVWPRSEDEKSEFDKFKENN from the coding sequence ATGCAAAAGCAATCATTATTTTATTTTTTAATGTTTAATCTCTTTGTTAGCGGATTTGCGTTAGCTCAAGAAAAAGAAACTGAAAAAGAAGAAGGTCACACCAATCAAAATAAGTTTAGACAACTCTACGATGAGTTTGCTACTCCAAACGTATATAGAAATGCTGCTGGTGCACCTGGTTATAAATATTATCAAAACCGTGCAGATTATGACATGGATATTGTTCTAGACGACAAAAACACAAAACTATACGGTTTTGAAACCATTACTTATACCAACAACTCTCCAGATGATTTAGAATACCTTTGGGTTCAACTCGATCAAAATATTCGTCAAAAAGATAGCCCAGCCAGTAAAAAAAATGGTAGTGGTTTTGCTCCAGTAACAACACCTAGTGGCTTTGTAAATTCGCACATGACTGAAGGTTTTGATGGCGGGTTTAATATCGAGTCAGTCACTCATGATGGTCAAGCATTATCACATACCATTAATTACACCATGATGCGCATCAACTTAGCTGAGCCATTAGAGTCTGGTGATTCATTTGAATTTTCTATAAAATGGAACTATAATATTAATGACCATGTTAATGATGGCGGCCGTTCAGGTTATGAGTTTTTCCCAGAAGACGGTAATCGTGCCTATGTTATTGCACAGTTTTTTCCAAGAATGGCTGTTTATAATGATAAAGAAGGTTGGCAAAATTATCAATTTTGGGGTAGTGGAGAATTTGCTTTGCCATTCGGCGATTACGAAGTTAACATTACTGTTCCTGCAGACCACATTTTAGATGCCACAGGAGAATTACAAAATCGTAAAGAGGTATTTTCAGACCAAATGTTAAAAAGATTTGAGAAAGCTAAATCTTCTTACAATGAACCTGTTGTAATTGTTACTGAAGAAGAAGCAATCGAAGCTGAAAAGGGATTTTCAGAGCAATCAAAAACTTGGGAGTTTAAAGCTAAAAATGTTCGGGACTTCGGGTTTGCTACTTCTAGAAAGTTTATTTGGGATATGATGGCTGTAAAAGTTGGTGATAAAGACGTAATGGCAGTTTCACTTTATCCAAAAGAAGGCAACCCTTTATGGGAAGATTGGTCAACTCGTGCTGTGGCAAGTACTTTAAAAACTTATAGTAATTTTACATTTAAGTATCCATATCATAAAGCAATTTCAGTTCATGCTAAAAGCCAAGGGATGGAATACCCAATGATTTGTTGGAATTATGGACGCCCCAACCCAGACGGTACCATAACAGATCGCGCAAAATATGGTATGGTTAGCGTTATCATTCATGAAGTTGGTCATAATTTTTTCCCTATGATTGTTAACTCAGATGAGCGTCAATGGGGCTGGATGGACGAAGGCCTTAATACATTTATGCAATATCTATCAGAACAAGAATTTGCTAAAGAATACCCAGAAATTCTTGAATCTAATAATGGCACTTTAGATAAATATCCAAGCCGTCGAGGTGAACCTAGTAAAATTGTTAACTATATGAAAGGTAATCAGGATTACATTTCACCTATTATGACTAATCCTGAACAAGTTTATCAACTAGGTAACAATGCTTATGGAAAGCCAGCAACAGCTCTTAACATCTTAAGAGAGACTATTATGGGGCATGAATTATTTGATTACTCATTTAAAACTTTCGCGCAAAGATGGATGTTCAAACATCCAACACCAGAAGATTTTTTTAGAACTATGGAAGACGCATCAGCGGTAGAATTAGACTGGTTTTGGAGAGGCTGGTTTTACACTACAGATTATGTAGATATTGGTGTAAAAGATGTTAAATCTTACGTTTTAACCAACACTCCAACCGAAGAAGGTAAAGCTCTATTAGCGCGATACGGTATTACAAATCCTGCTGAAAATGAACGTACCAAAGATGCGGTTTACTTATTAGACACCTCTTCTGAAGAAGCTGAAAAAATCGATTTGTCTGGAGATCCACTCAAAAATGCACCTAAGCTTAACCAGTATTTAATGGATAATTTTTCTCAAGCAGAGATTAATGCCATGGAAATGCCTAACTACGTTTATGAAGTTACTTTCAATAAACCAGGTGGTTTAGTAATGCCAATCATAGTTAAATTCACTTATGCTGATGGTTCAACTGAAATGAAGCGTTATCCAGTTCAAGTATGGCGAAAAAATGATCAAAGTGTAACAAAGGCAATCTTGTCTGAAAAGCAAATTACTGAAATACTTGTTGATCCTAAACTTGAAACTGCCGATGTTGATACCTCTAATAATGTCTGGCCAAGATCTGAAGATGAAAAATCTGAGTTTGATAAATTTAAAGAAAATAACTAA